From Nicotiana tabacum cultivar K326 chromosome 22, ASM71507v2, whole genome shotgun sequence, one genomic window encodes:
- the LOC142176258 gene encoding uncharacterized protein LOC142176258, with the protein MNKKLENAKGLWQEILPEVLWAYRTTPKTSTGETPYSLVYGTDAVIPFEFGEPSLIYYNERGSSNDESRKQDLDETDERRDMAYVRMIVQKQQAERYYNKKAKVRPLKVGDYVLKAKIQASKNL; encoded by the coding sequence atgaatAAGAAGCTTGAGAACGCCAAGGGATTGTGGCAGGAAATTCTACCggaagtgctatgggcataccgcaccacGCCAAAAACAAGCACAGGAGAAAcgccatattcactagtctacgGGACTGATGCAGTGATACCATTCGAATTTGGGGAGCCAAGTTTAATATACTACAACGAGAGAGGATCAAGTAACGATGAAAGCAGAAAGCAAGACCTCGACGAGACAGATGAGCGAAGAGACATGGCCTACGTAAGAATGATAGTtcaaaaacaacaagcagaaagGTACTACAACAAAAAAGCCAAAGTCAGACCACTCAAGGTAGGGGATTATGTTCTCAAAGCCAAAATACAAGCGAGCAAAAACCTATGA